A genomic region of Chryseobacterium sp. KACC 21268 contains the following coding sequences:
- the pyrH gene encoding UMP kinase: MKYKRILLKLSGEALMGERQYGIDNDRLREYAVEIKKVVDKGCEVAIVIGGGNIFRGLAGAAKGMDRVQGDYMGMLATVINGMALQGALEDAGIITRLQSAIEMDKVAEPFIKRKAVRHLEKGRVVIFGAGTGNPYFTTDTAATLRAIEIDADVILKGTRVDGIYDSDPEKNADAVKFNSLSFDEVFEKNLKVMDMTAFTLSHENKLPIIVFDMNKEGNLERLIDGENIGTLVNV; the protein is encoded by the coding sequence ATGAAATACAAAAGAATCCTTCTGAAACTGAGCGGTGAAGCACTAATGGGAGAACGCCAATACGGCATCGACAACGACAGACTGAGAGAATATGCAGTCGAGATCAAAAAAGTAGTCGACAAAGGTTGTGAAGTCGCAATTGTGATTGGTGGTGGAAATATTTTCAGAGGATTGGCAGGCGCTGCAAAAGGTATGGACCGAGTTCAGGGCGACTATATGGGAATGCTGGCAACTGTGATTAACGGAATGGCTTTGCAAGGTGCTTTGGAAGATGCAGGAATCATTACAAGATTGCAATCTGCTATCGAAATGGACAAAGTGGCTGAACCATTTATCAAAAGAAAGGCTGTTCGTCACCTGGAGAAAGGAAGAGTTGTCATCTTCGGTGCTGGAACTGGAAATCCATATTTCACAACGGATACTGCGGCGACACTTAGAGCCATCGAAATAGATGCAGATGTGATACTAAAAGGAACCAGAGTGGACGGAATCTATGATAGTGATCCTGAGAAAAATGCAGACGCAGTGAAATTCAATAGTCTGTCTTTCGACGAAGTTTTTGAGAAAAACCTCAAAGTGATGGATATGACTGCATTCACTCTAAGCCACGAGAACAAATTGCCAATCATCGTTTTTGATATGAACAAGGAAGGTAACTTGGAAAGATTAATCGACGGCGAAAATATCGGTACACTGGTAAATGTGTAA
- the frr gene encoding ribosome recycling factor, with protein sequence MEELELIVASAKQEMDAAIKHLDHAFQKIRAGRASTSMVQDVMVEYYGAPTPLSQVANVSVVDAMTLSIQPWDRTAIGAIAKGIVNSNLGFAPSNNGDVIIINVPPLTEERRRELAKQAKGETDQTKVTIRNARQEGNKELKRLDGIAEDLIKGAEKDIQDLTDAYVKKSDDAYKTKEAEILKV encoded by the coding sequence ATGGAAGAATTAGAACTCATTGTAGCCTCCGCAAAGCAAGAGATGGATGCTGCAATCAAGCATTTGGATCATGCGTTCCAAAAGATCAGAGCCGGACGTGCTTCTACATCTATGGTTCAGGACGTGATGGTGGAATATTACGGAGCGCCAACGCCTCTAAGCCAAGTGGCAAACGTGTCTGTAGTGGATGCGATGACGCTTTCTATCCAACCTTGGGACAGAACGGCAATTGGTGCGATCGCAAAAGGAATCGTGAACTCGAACCTTGGATTTGCACCGTCTAACAATGGTGATGTGATCATCATCAACGTTCCGCCTTTGACCGAGGAAAGAAGACGTGAATTGGCGAAACAAGCTAAAGGTGAAACGGATCAAACGAAAGTAACAATTAGAAACGCAAGACAGGAAGGTAACAAGGAACTGAAAAGACTTGATGGAATCGCAGAAGACCTCATCAAAGGTGCTGAGAAAGATATTCAGGACCTGACAGATGCTTACGTGAAAAAGTCTGACGACGCTTACAAAACAAAAGAAGCAGAGATCTTAAAAGTTTAA